The Gammaproteobacteria bacterium genomic interval GAAGAAGGCTCACGCAATGCTGCTATCACCACTCGAAAAATCGCACAACAGTATGGCGTGAAAATCGCGCTGACTTTATCCGATCAAAATATGATTACACTCTTCCGATCTGGTTTAGACGAGATGATTGGCGCAGGTATTGATATTCTTTTTTGTAATGAATTAGAAGCGCTGGCTTACACCCAAACCAATAATTTAGTTCAAGCGGAAAAAGTCTTGAAAAAAATCAGCAAACAATATCTCATCACTATGGGGCCACAGGGCGCTATCGCTTATGATGGACAAATTAGTCGACAATTTCCTGAATATAAAACCAATGTCATTGATTCATTAGGCGCGGGCGATACTTTTGCGGGCGCTTTTTTATATGCCTACACGCACGGCATGGAATTTTTTACAGCTGTCGATTTCGCTAATTTAGCGGCGTCGCATGTGGTCGCAAAATTAGGACCGCGTTTAGAAACAAAAGAAGCGAGTTTTATTAAAGCGCATTTCTCTAATCAGTAAATCATTCGTAAGCGCCTCAGAAAGGTGCAAGTGGGCTGTATTCTCGCTAACTCATTGAAAATATCGCGTATTTTTAGTAAAATGCGCGCTTCTGAGGCGCTTACTAAATCGAGCGTCCGTGGGTAATGCGCCTGGATCAACGTCACAAATCTCTACGCGATCAATAGTGCGCTTTTCTTTCTTCTTGGCTTTTTTCTTTTTTGACTGCTGACCGCGTGGTTTTCGATCTTTTTCAGAAGAATGATTCGATTGACTTTGTTTGCGAATGGAGGGTTTTCCTTGCTCGCCTTTCAAGCGATTATTTTCATCACGCAGCTGTTGGTTTTCTTTTCGAAGCGTTTCATTGTCTTCAAATAAAAGCTCAATCACATTGAACAATTTCTTATGAATCGATTTTGTTTTTTCATCAACAATCGTCTCAATTTCTTGAGCTAAACCGGCAATGGTTTCTTGTAATTTTGCGTGATTCATCATGAATCCAAATAATTAACTGCCGCTAGTGTAACACATGTTTTAAAACGGATATTTTGTGCGTTTAAATCATTATGCTGCCATTTTAAAAAAATGGCAGCAGACGGAATGCTTTCATTGATTTTTGCAGACAACACAAGAAATAAACGCGGTTCTAGAAAGCAGAATTTCGAAAGAAGAAGTTGCGGTGAAAATTAGAAAAAAATGACAAAACCCCTGTCAAGCTTTTTTAACATTTATTTACTAAATATTTGATTGGGGCAGCTTTGTGCCATGGAATTTGTAAGGGATACTTATATCCTATGAAATAACACAGCTAGATTTTTTATGATGTTTTTCATATAGCCTTGTCATTTGCCTGCCCCAAAAGCCACTATTAGTTGAAAAGCTAATGAAAGAAATCCATGGATCGATAAAACCTCTTCTGATTGCGCCAATATCAAGTGACGGGTGAGATTGCACAGACAAATAATGATTTCCTGTAAAGGCTAACCTAAATATTGATCTATCTGTTGGTACTTCATCAGGATTATTATATGTTTCATCTATTTCTCCCTGCGTATTGAGGTAATAGCAACGAAAACCTAGATTCGGAAGTCTTGTATCAACGATTGCAATTGTAACGCGAAATTGTCTAACTACTTCGAATATTTCTAGAATATCAGCCCACTCACCATCATTGAAATTTCTACCTTGTATGCGCAAGCGCAAACTATCATGTGGAGCAGTTCCTGCGAGGATAGTTGCAAGAAAAGGATGATTGATAGTCTTCATTTGTTCAATAATGGCTTCATAAAAGCAATTACCTTTGTCCGCGACATCTTGTAAATTCCATTCTTCAATTGAGCGAGAACCGATACCTTTTTGATGATGGAATAATAACGACAAATTTTCTGCTATATCTGTAGATGATGGACTGGCTAGACAGCAATTTAAGGTTTCTAATCTAGCATATAATAGTTCCTTTATAATTTTTTTTAATTTATTTTTTGTTTCAAGACAAGCTACTTTATTTTTTAATTCTTCGATATTATTTTTTCGCTCTGTATCTTTTTCTTGCGAACGATTAGGATTATCTAATTCCTTTTCTTTTTTTTGTATATCTTTTCTAACTTTACTAATGCTGTTTTCGTCAATTTCAGAATAGCATAATTTTTTCTGATCAATTAAAAATTTTTTATTAAAAGAAATTAGTCTAAAAGAGAGACAAGAATATTTCTCTAATAAACGACATGCTATCCAATGTAAATATAAACTACCTTCTTTTTGATGTACGATACTTAGTTTAGACTTATCTTTTAATTCCTTCTCAGAATCTTTTACTGATCCATCATGGGCCATAGGGTGAGAACCGCTAAATCTATCAACTTTTACTTGAGCTCCATAAAGATCACTTACACGTTCATTTCCTGTTATATTTTCAGGATGTATTAAAGTGTGCTCCCAAGTATACCAGTTTTTACCGTTATGCTCTAATTTGATCCCTGCTTCTAACATATCAAGAAGCATAAGACTAGATAGCAATGTCACTGGATTTCTTACAGGTTCAGCGATAAACCAAGATGCAACTAAATTTTGCAAGAAATTCATTTGCTCATATCTTTCAATTAGTTCTTTTTTTGGATTACTAGAAAGGTGATTATTTTGCAAAACACGACGCATTAACTGTGCAAGCAGCTGTGAGCTTAATTTTTTCTGCGTGAAGAATTGTTGTATAGTTGCTTTAAAATCAGGATAGGATGCTCCTTTATGTTCCGAGCCATATGAGGTAACTGGCCGAAATAATGTTCCATATTCTCCCTTATTAGTTTCTTTAATAACCTCTCCTAGCACAA includes:
- a CDS encoding adenosine kinase, which gives rise to MKQYDIYSIGNALLDMVYEVNDPILTQLKLKKGTMKLIDEQNHAIILQALQNYSPTYACGGSAANTAITAQMFGAKVFYNSLVANDTSGRLYYHDIITKGIQTNLTEFNRPAGDTGKCIALITPDSQRTMASYLGITAKIDTSIVDEVAIAASRYVYIEGYLVAEEGSRNAAITTRKIAQQYGVKIALTLSDQNMITLFRSGLDEMIGAGIDILFCNELEALAYTQTNNLVQAEKVLKKISKQYLITMGPQGAIAYDGQISRQFPEYKTNVIDSLGAGDTFAGAFLYAYTHGMEFFTAVDFANLAASHVVAKLGPRLETKEASFIKAHFSNQ